Proteins encoded within one genomic window of Castellaniella sp.:
- a CDS encoding type IV toxin-antitoxin system AbiEi family antitoxin domain-containing protein: MDAQNSGKLNRLLTELGDTRLVSSRWLRAHGYSNSLVARYVGSGWLVSPARGVYMRRGGRLQWEGVVRSLQVGEGVPLHVGGCFALDLQGHEHYLRLGDAGTITLYGPQQPPGWMGKLSLEQRFEYEGKGPLDLPAVPVTAEVSGTALSDAGLAWYSVAFGADAVVCSTPERAMLELCDSVSGAAGVYEADALMQAMTTLRPQRVGLMLRHCRSIKAKRLFLALADRHRHAWLAHVSLEGVDLGRGKRALVPGGRLHPTYQITLPGDLDEHLA; encoded by the coding sequence ATGGATGCTCAAAATTCAGGAAAATTGAACCGCTTGCTGACCGAACTGGGCGATACGCGCCTGGTTTCCAGCCGCTGGCTACGGGCGCACGGCTACTCCAACAGCCTTGTGGCGCGCTACGTGGGCAGCGGCTGGCTGGTGTCGCCGGCGCGTGGCGTCTACATGCGCAGGGGCGGGCGGCTGCAATGGGAGGGCGTGGTCCGCAGCCTGCAGGTCGGGGAGGGGGTACCGCTGCACGTCGGGGGATGCTTCGCACTCGACCTGCAGGGACACGAGCACTACCTGCGCCTGGGCGATGCCGGGACGATCACGCTGTATGGGCCACAGCAGCCGCCGGGCTGGATGGGCAAGCTTTCACTGGAGCAGCGCTTCGAGTACGAGGGCAAGGGGCCGTTGGATCTCCCGGCCGTGCCTGTCACTGCGGAGGTCTCAGGGACGGCGTTGTCGGACGCGGGCTTGGCTTGGTACTCCGTTGCGTTTGGGGCCGATGCCGTGGTCTGCTCGACGCCCGAGCGGGCCATGCTGGAACTGTGCGACAGCGTATCGGGTGCGGCAGGGGTCTACGAAGCCGATGCGCTGATGCAGGCCATGACCACGCTGCGGCCGCAGCGTGTCGGCCTGATGCTGCGGCACTGCCGCAGCATCAAGGCGAAGCGGCTGTTCCTGGCCCTGGCCGATCGCCATCGGCATGCATGGCTGGCGCACGTGTCGTTGGAAGGCGTTGATCTAGGCCGGGGCAAGCGTGCGCTGGTGCCCGGTGGGCGCCTGCATCCGACCTACCAGATCACCTTGCCGGGAGACCTCGATGAGCACCTGGCTTGA
- a CDS encoding nucleotidyl transferase AbiEii/AbiGii toxin family protein, with protein MSTWLDQWDRRYTDRVRLLVEILPVLAQEPRFALKGGTAINLFEHDLPRLSVDIDLAWLPVHDYAEDARLIAEALGRLADVLRARPLQLQVHTSAGEGGAVTRLVASRGRARVQIETTPVMRGAVHPVRGMVVRPRVEEAFGFAEVQVLAFTDLYAGKLAAALSRQHPRDLFDVGLLLEDERADAGLWRTFLVYLTCSPKPAWEMLAPRVPADFGATFEAHFKGMTSEPISVAALLESRGRLLARVAHWLDGPSRAFLQSVEDEKADFSLIGLAHAAELPGVRRKLHNLAQRTAAKRAADRRQLDDTLARITGAG; from the coding sequence ATGAGCACCTGGCTTGATCAGTGGGACCGGCGCTACACGGACCGCGTGCGGTTGCTGGTGGAGATCCTGCCGGTGCTTGCGCAGGAGCCGCGCTTCGCGCTCAAGGGCGGCACCGCCATCAACCTGTTCGAGCACGATCTGCCGCGCCTGTCGGTGGACATCGATCTGGCCTGGTTGCCGGTGCACGACTATGCCGAGGATGCAAGACTGATCGCCGAAGCGTTGGGGCGATTGGCCGATGTGCTGCGTGCCCGGCCTCTGCAATTGCAGGTGCACACCTCGGCGGGTGAGGGCGGGGCGGTCACTCGCTTGGTGGCCAGTCGCGGCCGTGCGCGCGTGCAAATCGAAACGACACCTGTCATGCGTGGAGCGGTGCATCCGGTGCGCGGCATGGTGGTACGCCCGAGGGTGGAAGAGGCCTTCGGCTTTGCCGAGGTGCAGGTGCTGGCGTTCACCGACCTCTATGCCGGCAAGCTGGCGGCTGCGCTGTCGCGGCAGCACCCGCGCGATCTGTTCGACGTGGGCCTGCTGCTGGAGGATGAACGCGCGGATGCGGGTCTCTGGCGAACTTTTCTCGTGTACCTGACGTGCAGTCCGAAGCCGGCCTGGGAAATGCTGGCGCCGCGTGTGCCAGCGGATTTCGGAGCCACCTTCGAGGCCCATTTCAAGGGCATGACGTCCGAGCCTATCAGCGTGGCTGCCTTGCTGGAGAGTCGCGGGCGCCTGCTGGCGCGCGTAGCGCATTGGCTGGATGGGCCGTCGCGTGCCTTTCTGCAATCCGTCGAGGATGAGAAGGCGGATTTCAGTTTGATCGGATTGGCCCATGCGGCCGAGTTACCCGGCGTGCGGCGCAAGCTGCACAACCTGGCTCAGCGCACGGCGGCCAAGCGTGCGGCAGATCGCCGGCAGCTTGACGACACGCTGGCGCGGATCACCGGTGCCGGATGA
- a CDS encoding transcriptional regulator codes for MVHDFTLVYALDSGMGSQEDVLRQVADSDCADATVGWGRPGHVGLAFSREASDRDTAVTLATAQMAQALPGAVLVRVDAA; via the coding sequence ATGGTTCACGATTTCACACTGGTCTATGCACTGGACTCGGGCATGGGGTCGCAGGAGGATGTCCTTCGCCAAGTAGCGGACAGCGATTGCGCCGATGCCACGGTCGGCTGGGGGCGGCCGGGTCATGTCGGCCTGGCATTCAGCAGGGAGGCGAGCGACCGCGATACTGCGGTCACGCTTGCAACGGCGCAGATGGCACAGGCGCTGCCCGGGGCGGTGCTGGTCCGGGTAGATGCCGCGTAG